In Wolinella succinogenes DSM 1740, a single genomic region encodes these proteins:
- a CDS encoding F0F1 ATP synthase subunit A produces the protein MNDIFTFAGLIDHSHDFIIGFHAVLTALIALFLAKMATRSLQVVPGALQNVFEALLDGILMMARDVIGEEKARKYLPLTGTIAILVFFSNAIGIIPGFESPTSSLNYTLTLALIVFVYYNFEGIRTHGFIKYFAHFAGPVKALAPLLFPIEIISHCSRVISLSFRLFGNIKGDDMFLLVMLMLAPWIAPLPAFVILTFMAFLQAFIFMILTYVFLAGAVLAEEEAGH, from the coding sequence ATGAATGATATATTCACTTTTGCGGGTTTGATTGATCACAGCCACGACTTCATTATTGGGTTTCATGCAGTCTTGACGGCACTGATCGCCCTCTTTTTGGCAAAAATGGCTACGCGTTCTCTGCAGGTCGTCCCTGGGGCGCTTCAAAATGTTTTTGAAGCGTTACTGGATGGGATTTTGATGATGGCACGAGATGTTATTGGAGAAGAGAAAGCGCGAAAATATCTTCCTTTGACAGGAACGATTGCGATTTTGGTCTTCTTTAGTAATGCTATTGGAATTATTCCTGGCTTTGAGTCTCCTACTTCTAGCCTCAACTACACTTTGACGCTAGCCCTCATTGTCTTTGTTTATTACAATTTTGAAGGCATTCGGACTCATGGCTTTATCAAATATTTTGCACACTTTGCAGGTCCTGTAAAAGCGCTTGCTCCTTTGCTTTTTCCTATTGAGATTATCTCTCACTGCTCTAGAGTGATTTCACTCTCGTTCCGACTTTTTGGAAACATCAAGGGTGATGATATGTTCTTGCTGGTCATGCTGATGCTGGCTCCTTGGATTGCCCCTCTCCCTGCGTTTGTTATCTTGACTTTTATGGCTTTCTTACAGGCTTTTATTTTTATGATTCTTACCTATGTATTCCTTGCGGGTGCGGTTTTGGCCGAGGAAGAGGCGGGGCACTAA
- a CDS encoding thiamine phosphate synthase — translation MKSYLITDPALYPSAPPLFQNYLREIFHLHHPHCACLRDSKESRRELLAPLFVKACQECGVIPLLNSDIKMALAHGFEGVHLKGNQLGEIPKLQAYGLKSFYSAHSLQDLQRASKEGVGVATISPIFATPNKGEPLGIEFLEILEEYAFACEIFALGGIVSQKEIDFLKGFSSINGFASIRFFLPLPSN, via the coding sequence ATGAAAAGCTATCTAATCACTGACCCCGCTCTCTATCCTTCAGCCCCTCCCCTGTTTCAAAACTATCTACGAGAAATATTTCACCTTCATCATCCCCATTGTGCTTGCCTGAGAGATTCCAAGGAGAGTCGGCGTGAGCTCTTGGCGCCTTTATTTGTGAAGGCTTGCCAAGAGTGCGGGGTGATTCCTTTGCTTAATAGTGATATCAAGATGGCGCTAGCGCATGGATTTGAAGGAGTCCATTTAAAAGGCAATCAGCTCGGAGAGATCCCCAAGCTCCAAGCCTATGGGCTTAAAAGCTTTTATAGTGCCCATTCGCTCCAAGATTTGCAAAGAGCCTCTAAGGAAGGGGTAGGGGTAGCAACCATCAGTCCTATCTTTGCCACTCCGAACAAGGGCGAACCTTTGGGGATTGAGTTCCTAGAGATTCTTGAAGAATACGCCTTTGCCTGTGAAATCTTTGCCTTAGGAGGAATTGTGAGCCAAAAAGAGATTGACTTTTTGAAGGGATTCTCTTCCATAAATGGGTTTGCCTCGATTCGATTCTTCCTCCCCCTCCCATCTAACTAA